A portion of the Deltaproteobacteria bacterium genome contains these proteins:
- a CDS encoding NAD+ synthase: MKISLHQVNTTVADFSGNIGKILSEAGKARESGSSLAIFPELSVTGYPPLDLLTNPNFTRQTADALRTLVERTAGLGLSLLVGTILPSDTPGEGKPLHNSAVLIRDGRILDIHRKVLLPTYDVFDESRYFEPGRKLTSFDLEGSKAGVSICEDAWNDKTFWLTRQYHLDPVEEFLSSNPVPLINIASSPFSRGKGHLRIEMLANIARRFEVPVIYVNQVGGNDSLVFDGRSLVMDKNGRIVALAKGFEEDMLLVDLVDLPSPVTDIPDMDGTEAVYRALVRGLGDYALKCGFPSAVLGLSGGIDSSLTAAVAADALGPENVLGILMSSPYTSRESVTDAQALAHNLKINIKKIDISNIYTSYLNELSDGLEGLPGNVTEENIQARIRGNILMALSNRFGHLVLSTGNKSELATGYCTLYGDMSGGLAVISDLYKGEVYEICRYLNRNEELIPGRVLTKEPSAELRPNQRDEDSLPPYVLLDPILKAYIEDHKTLSEIVGLGYKEDLVRSILNMVEGNEYKRQQAAPGIKVSWNAFGLGRRYPIAKYRLY; the protein is encoded by the coding sequence ATGAAGATCTCTCTTCACCAGGTCAACACGACCGTTGCGGATTTTTCCGGAAACATCGGGAAGATCCTCTCCGAAGCCGGGAAGGCCCGTGAATCCGGGTCATCTCTGGCCATATTCCCGGAACTGTCCGTTACCGGCTACCCCCCCCTGGACCTGCTGACCAACCCGAACTTTACCCGGCAGACCGCGGATGCCCTCCGGACCCTCGTTGAACGGACTGCGGGCCTGGGACTGTCCCTGCTTGTTGGAACCATCCTGCCCAGCGATACACCGGGAGAGGGCAAGCCCCTGCACAATTCGGCAGTCCTGATCAGAGATGGGCGTATACTTGACATTCACCGGAAGGTCCTGCTTCCCACTTACGATGTCTTCGATGAGAGCCGTTACTTCGAGCCCGGACGGAAGCTTACCTCCTTTGATCTGGAAGGTTCGAAAGCGGGCGTCTCCATATGTGAAGATGCCTGGAACGACAAGACATTCTGGCTCACCAGGCAGTACCACCTGGACCCCGTTGAGGAATTCCTCTCCTCTAACCCTGTGCCGCTTATCAACATCGCATCCTCGCCTTTCAGCCGGGGCAAGGGGCACCTGAGAATAGAGATGCTGGCCAATATCGCCAGGCGTTTTGAAGTCCCGGTGATCTACGTCAACCAGGTTGGAGGAAACGATTCCCTGGTTTTCGACGGGCGAAGCCTGGTAATGGATAAAAACGGCCGGATCGTGGCGCTGGCTAAAGGATTCGAGGAGGATATGCTCCTCGTTGACCTTGTTGACCTACCCTCACCTGTCACCGATATCCCCGACATGGACGGAACCGAGGCCGTCTACAGGGCTCTGGTGAGGGGCCTTGGGGACTACGCCTTGAAGTGCGGTTTCCCTTCAGCGGTCCTCGGGCTTTCAGGTGGCATTGATTCGTCCCTGACGGCCGCGGTGGCTGCCGACGCCCTGGGACCTGAAAACGTCCTCGGTATCCTCATGTCCTCTCCCTACACGTCCCGGGAGAGCGTAACGGATGCGCAGGCCCTGGCTCACAATCTAAAAATTAATATAAAAAAAATAGACATATCAAATATTTATACGTCTTACCTTAATGAATTATCTGATGGTCTTGAGGGCCTGCCTGGTAACGTTACCGAGGAAAATATCCAAGCACGGATCAGGGGAAATATCCTCATGGCCCTATCCAACCGCTTCGGCCATCTCGTACTGTCCACCGGGAATAAATCGGAACTGGCCACGGGATACTGCACACTCTATGGGGATATGTCCGGCGGGCTGGCGGTCATCAGCGACCTTTACAAAGGGGAAGTCTATGAGATCTGCAGGTATCTCAACCGGAACGAAGAGCTGATACCTGGCAGAGTACTTACCAAGGAGCCATCCGCCGAGCTGCGTCCCAACCAGCGAGACGAGGATTCACTCCCCCCCTATGTCCTCCTGGATCCCATATTGAAAGCGTACATCGAGGACCACAAAACTCTGTCGGAAATCGTCGGTTTGGGGTATAAGGAGGACCTTGTGCGTTCCATTTTGAACATGGTGGAGGGCAACGAGTACAAGAGACAGCAGGCCGCCCCCGGAATCAAAGTCAGCTGGAATGCATTCGGACTCGGGAGACGGTATCCTATTGCCAAATACAGGCTTTATTAG
- a CDS encoding metal-sensitive transcriptional regulator, whose translation MTTHLEQVPRLNRIEGQVRGIKRMIEEERYCVDILIQLKSISSALAKVQENIFRHHLESCVKDSLSGSKQEDKEKKVEEVIRLLGKFR comes from the coding sequence GTGACGACCCATTTAGAGCAGGTGCCCAGGCTTAACCGAATTGAGGGACAGGTCAGGGGGATCAAGCGGATGATAGAGGAAGAGCGATACTGTGTGGATATCCTGATCCAGTTAAAATCCATATCCAGCGCACTGGCCAAGGTCCAGGAGAATATCTTTCGCCACCATCTGGAAAGCTGTGTGAAAGATTCATTAAGCGGAAGCAAACAGGAGGATAAAGAAAAAAAAGTGGAAGAGGTCATCAGACTTCTGGGCAAATTCCGGTGA
- a CDS encoding heavy metal translocating P-type ATPase, giving the protein MARDPVCNMEVDENTALSGEKDGKRYYFCSEGCKEEFLSPTSVNSEADSQNMTPESLTEGEACKVPLGGAEETESVHTRKITLGITGMHCASCAVNTEKALGKVPGVTQASVNYAAETATVQFDMEKTSSDDLTRAVGEIGYSAFVREQEVESLTIGITGMTCASCAANIEKALKKMPGVVEASVNIASESAALRFDPDIVSPEDIMAKVREVGYTPHPRGNGNETLNLSIGGMTCASCVANTEKAVKALNGVSDARVNLASESAAVDYDPSVVSPESIMEAIKALGFTPLERVAATVDREKEARAKDIRTTKLKFIISALLGSPLMYLAMAPHLGFPMPDISDLWMAILQFSLATPILVVNYQFYTRGILAVIKTRMASMDTLVALGTGAAWIYSVVVSISIWSGGGTFTAQNLYFEVAGILIVFILLGKWLEALAKGKTSEAIRALMGLQARMATVVRDGVEMEIPIEKVHTGDVVLVKPGQKIPVDGTVLEGHSTVDESMLTGESIPLEKAPGDQVIGATINRTGSFRFEATKVGSDTALAQIIRMVEDAQGSKAPIQALADRISAYFVPVVVGLAILTFFVWIIAGQSFIFALTVFISVLIIACPCALGLATPTAVMVGTGLGAKNGVLIKTAEVLQTAHKVDTVVFDKTGTLTKGEPKLTDIIPSGRWQEDKLLRVAASLEKNSEHPLGDAIVKGAEERGLNLTHPENFRSTTGKGISGRVEGSELVMGNRALMVEIGIDVAPVEETLRSLETQGKTAMIVASDGILAGVLAVADTLKEYSREAVSALKKMGKEVVMITGDNRRTGDAIAKELGIKRVLSEILPHEKSEEIIKLQQEGHRVAMVGDGINDAPALTQADVGIAIGSGTDVAIESGDIVLIRDDLRDVVMAIDLSRYAMMKIKQNLFWAFCYNSLGIPIAAGILYPFTGILLSPIVASAAMAFSSVSVVTNSLTMRRYRRKI; this is encoded by the coding sequence ATGGCACGAGATCCTGTGTGCAATATGGAAGTGGATGAGAATACGGCACTGTCCGGCGAAAAGGACGGAAAGAGATACTATTTCTGCAGCGAGGGGTGTAAGGAGGAATTTTTAAGTCCAACGTCCGTAAATTCTGAGGCTGATTCCCAAAACATGACACCTGAAAGCCTGACCGAGGGTGAGGCATGTAAAGTCCCGCTCGGTGGTGCCGAGGAAACTGAAAGTGTTCATACCCGGAAAATCACCTTGGGGATCACCGGAATGCACTGCGCTTCTTGTGCGGTGAATACTGAAAAGGCCCTTGGTAAGGTTCCCGGCGTCACGCAGGCCTCTGTGAACTATGCCGCAGAAACCGCAACGGTCCAATTCGACATGGAAAAAACCTCCAGTGATGATCTCACCAGGGCGGTCGGAGAAATTGGTTACTCCGCCTTTGTGAGGGAACAGGAGGTGGAAAGCCTGACCATCGGAATCACGGGGATGACCTGTGCCTCGTGCGCGGCCAACATCGAGAAGGCATTAAAGAAGATGCCCGGTGTGGTGGAGGCGTCTGTGAACATCGCCTCGGAATCCGCCGCCCTTCGCTTTGACCCCGATATCGTCTCTCCGGAAGACATCATGGCCAAGGTCCGGGAGGTCGGATATACGCCTCACCCGAGAGGGAATGGCAATGAAACCCTCAACCTTTCCATCGGTGGGATGACCTGCGCTTCCTGTGTGGCCAATACCGAGAAGGCCGTCAAGGCTTTGAATGGAGTTTCAGACGCCCGTGTGAACCTGGCGTCCGAGTCGGCGGCCGTGGATTACGACCCATCGGTAGTGTCTCCCGAATCAATCATGGAAGCCATAAAGGCACTCGGCTTTACACCATTGGAACGTGTTGCGGCAACGGTTGACAGGGAGAAGGAGGCCAGGGCGAAGGATATACGGACTACCAAACTCAAATTCATCATCTCGGCACTCCTGGGATCTCCCCTCATGTACCTGGCAATGGCGCCCCACCTCGGTTTTCCCATGCCTGACATTTCCGACCTCTGGATGGCCATACTCCAGTTTTCCCTGGCTACGCCCATTCTGGTAGTAAATTACCAATTCTACACCCGGGGCATCCTGGCGGTGATAAAAACACGTATGGCCAGCATGGACACACTCGTGGCTTTGGGGACTGGGGCCGCCTGGATTTATTCAGTGGTCGTGTCTATTTCGATCTGGTCCGGCGGTGGAACGTTTACCGCCCAAAACCTCTACTTCGAGGTGGCCGGGATTCTTATCGTCTTCATCCTGTTGGGGAAGTGGCTCGAGGCTCTGGCCAAAGGAAAGACTTCCGAAGCCATAAGGGCTTTGATGGGGCTTCAGGCAAGAATGGCCACCGTCGTCAGGGATGGGGTGGAAATGGAAATCCCGATAGAAAAGGTGCATACGGGCGATGTGGTTCTGGTAAAGCCCGGGCAGAAGATTCCCGTTGATGGGACCGTTCTGGAGGGTCACTCAACGGTGGATGAGTCCATGCTCACGGGCGAGAGCATCCCTCTGGAAAAAGCACCTGGAGACCAGGTCATCGGCGCCACCATCAACAGGACCGGTTCTTTCCGGTTCGAGGCAACTAAAGTTGGAAGCGATACGGCGCTTGCCCAGATCATCCGGATGGTGGAGGATGCCCAGGGGTCAAAGGCACCTATCCAGGCCCTTGCCGACCGCATTTCCGCCTATTTTGTTCCTGTTGTTGTGGGTCTTGCCATACTTACCTTCTTTGTATGGATCATTGCGGGACAAAGCTTCATCTTCGCGCTTACAGTCTTCATCTCGGTCCTGATTATCGCCTGCCCATGCGCTCTTGGCCTGGCCACACCTACCGCCGTAATGGTGGGAACAGGGCTGGGCGCCAAGAATGGGGTGCTGATCAAAACAGCCGAAGTGCTGCAAACCGCGCACAAGGTTGACACCGTGGTCTTTGACAAAACCGGTACACTGACCAAGGGTGAGCCCAAACTGACCGATATCATCCCATCGGGCCGTTGGCAGGAAGATAAACTGCTCCGGGTCGCGGCCTCCCTTGAGAAGAACTCCGAGCATCCCCTGGGGGACGCCATCGTGAAGGGGGCCGAAGAAAGAGGTCTGAATCTGACCCATCCGGAGAATTTCCGCTCCACAACGGGGAAAGGGATCAGCGGAAGGGTTGAAGGTAGTGAGCTGGTTATGGGAAACAGGGCTCTCATGGTCGAAATCGGGATTGATGTAGCCCCGGTTGAGGAGACCCTTAGGAGTCTTGAAACACAGGGAAAGACAGCGATGATCGTCGCTTCGGATGGGATCCTGGCAGGAGTCCTGGCGGTGGCCGATACCTTGAAGGAATATTCGAGGGAGGCAGTCAGCGCCCTGAAAAAAATGGGCAAAGAGGTAGTGATGATCACAGGGGACAACAGGAGAACCGGTGATGCCATAGCGAAGGAACTTGGAATCAAGAGGGTCCTTTCGGAGATATTGCCCCATGAGAAATCTGAAGAGATAATAAAGCTTCAGCAGGAAGGGCACCGCGTTGCCATGGTGGGTGACGGAATAAACGATGCCCCGGCTCTTACCCAGGCCGACGTGGGAATTGCCATCGGAAGCGGGACGGATGTCGCAATCGAATCCGGGGACATCGTTTTAATCCGCGATGACCTCAGGGATGTGGTCATGGCTATAGACCTTTCCAGGTATGCCATGATGAAGATCAAACAGAATCTCTTCTGGGCCTTCTGCTACAACAGCCTCGGCATCCCCATTGCGGCCGGAATCCTTTACCCCTTCACGGGTATCCTGCTAAGCCCCATCGTCGCCAGCGCGGCCATGGCCTTCAGCTCCGTCTCCGTGGTCACCAACTCCCTGACGATGCGCAGGTACAGGCGGAAAATTTAA
- the tilS gene encoding tRNA lysidine(34) synthetase TilS has product MKVEKLQKKVSETLGRLGAEPGHCLLVAVSGGTDSLALLGILSRLQAGRSGILTAAHLDHAVRGEDSRRDAVAVGEICRTMGVPLVTGLLRKEDVRVTRSRLRSMEAALREMRYSFLCDAALRVGARWILTGHQADDQAETVLFRTLRAMDWRSLGGISEKEGKVLRPLLGVFRRDTEEYCAMEGLIPLEDSSNLDIVYSRNRLRHLTIPGLNSLFKKDISPLLVRLGKAAAALTEWESRALDHLTGQRLDPSVAAVDRGAIDRIPRCLLEGAAIRMLQTVIVGHPKMPLVQQFVRCLKKGAGKVRLSDRLEIEVYHDRVVLGNSPCRGHGPSPFREREWRVPGRVNLPELGAFLTASEVLYDGQRIFPRGSEALVAKKGLKTPLFVRQRRSGDRFQPLGMGHSKTLKRFLMDRKVPRQDRDYLPVITDREGAIIWIGGVEISQRIALKPGSPSEAYLLRLDSFSSKGPGETS; this is encoded by the coding sequence ATGAAAGTGGAGAAACTTCAAAAGAAGGTGTCAGAGACCCTCGGGCGGTTGGGTGCTGAGCCCGGACACTGTCTTCTTGTTGCCGTATCCGGAGGGACTGATTCCCTTGCACTTCTTGGAATACTCTCTCGACTGCAGGCAGGCCGCTCCGGGATATTGACGGCTGCACATCTTGACCATGCTGTCCGGGGGGAGGATTCCAGGCGGGATGCCGTGGCTGTCGGGGAAATCTGCAGAACAATGGGCGTACCCCTTGTCACCGGCCTTCTCCGAAAAGAAGATGTCCGCGTGACGAGGAGTCGGTTGCGATCCATGGAGGCGGCCCTGAGGGAAATGCGCTACAGTTTCCTTTGTGATGCCGCCCTGAGGGTCGGGGCGAGATGGATACTGACCGGCCACCAGGCCGATGACCAGGCGGAAACCGTACTCTTCCGCACCCTCAGAGCAATGGATTGGCGGTCCCTGGGCGGGATCAGTGAAAAGGAGGGGAAAGTTCTTCGTCCATTGCTTGGCGTTTTTCGTCGTGACACCGAGGAATACTGTGCCATGGAAGGGCTGATTCCACTGGAGGACAGTTCCAACCTCGATATCGTTTATTCCAGGAACAGGTTAAGACATCTCACCATCCCGGGGTTAAACAGTCTATTTAAAAAGGATATTTCCCCGTTGCTCGTGCGGCTTGGAAAAGCCGCCGCAGCATTGACGGAATGGGAATCCCGGGCACTTGATCATTTGACCGGACAACGGCTTGACCCGTCAGTGGCTGCCGTAGACCGCGGGGCTATCGACCGCATTCCCCGGTGCCTGCTTGAGGGGGCCGCCATCAGAATGCTTCAGACGGTGATTGTGGGACATCCCAAGATGCCTCTTGTGCAACAATTTGTCAGATGTCTGAAGAAGGGAGCGGGAAAGGTCAGACTGTCTGACCGCCTGGAGATCGAGGTTTATCACGACAGGGTGGTCCTTGGAAACAGCCCTTGCCGTGGCCATGGCCCATCGCCCTTCCGTGAAAGGGAGTGGCGGGTGCCGGGGAGGGTCAATCTGCCGGAGCTGGGAGCTTTTCTGACAGCCTCTGAGGTGCTTTATGACGGCCAACGCATCTTTCCACGGGGTTCGGAGGCCCTGGTTGCAAAAAAAGGCCTGAAAACGCCTCTTTTTGTCCGCCAACGAAGGTCGGGGGACCGGTTTCAGCCATTGGGGATGGGTCATTCGAAGACCCTGAAGCGTTTTCTCATGGACCGGAAGGTTCCCCGGCAGGACAGGGACTATCTTCCTGTTATTACTGATCGGGAAGGGGCTATAATC
- a CDS encoding ferritin family protein has product MAANVKTGETILEAIKAEMEGREFYLAAAQKVKNPLVRRRLLGLAEDELEHRKTLSRLYWAQTGIEPGDVMSGNRETVVPDMVEMSMESILQLAMKNEKDAAERYDEMAHKADDARSKGFLEYLADMELGHYEILSRELDLIKSRPGWENQEIEK; this is encoded by the coding sequence TTGGCTGCAAACGTGAAAACCGGAGAGACGATCCTTGAAGCAATTAAAGCCGAGATGGAGGGAAGAGAGTTCTACCTTGCAGCGGCCCAAAAGGTCAAAAACCCGCTTGTTCGAAGGAGGCTTCTGGGCCTGGCCGAAGACGAACTGGAACACCGGAAGACCCTGAGCCGCCTCTACTGGGCGCAGACGGGAATCGAACCGGGCGATGTGATGTCTGGAAACAGGGAAACAGTTGTTCCCGATATGGTGGAAATGTCTATGGAGAGTATCCTCCAGTTGGCGATGAAAAACGAAAAAGATGCCGCGGAGCGATACGATGAAATGGCCCACAAGGCTGACGATGCCCGGTCAAAGGGTTTTCTCGAGTACCTTGCCGATATGGAGCTGGGGCACTACGAAATCCTTTCAAGGGAACTTGACCTGATAAAAAGCAGGCCGGGCTGGGAGAATCAGGAGATCGAAAAATAG